From the genome of Alteromonas stellipolaris:
AATACTAATAGAAAGTCGGGGGTGAGCCTCTTTTAGCATATGGACTCTAGGGTAATTCAGCGGCGGAATATCTCTGTTCTCTTTTGGGCTCAACCCTTGCAGCCAAGCTTTGCGCGCGTGAACAATAAAAGTATCGCAACCAGCGTCGGCAACAATATCTACAAACCGCGCGAAGTCTTCATATTCATCCATATCGTCAATACCAATTCGGCATTTCACCGTAACCGGAATGTCCACTACCGCTTGCATAGCCCTAACGTTATCAGCCACAATTTCTGGCTGCGCCATCAAGCAAGCACCAAAACTGCCATTTTTCACCCTATCAGATGGGCAACCCACGTTAATATTCACTTCATCGTAGCCGCGTTCTTGAGCAAGTACCGCACATTTCGCCATGTGGTCTGGGTTACTGCCACCTAGTTGCAAGGCTACAGGATGCTCTTCTTGATTAAACCCAAGGTAGTCGCCTTTCCCATAAATAATCGCACCTGTGGTGACCATTTCGGTATAAAGCAAAGAATGCTTAGAGAGCAGCCGAAGAAAATAACGGCAATGACGATCGGTCCAATCCAGCATTGGAGCGATGGAGAATTTGCGATTTAGCGGAGCGATAGACAAAAAAGTCACCTCAAAATTAAATAGATAAGTAGCGTTTCCTTGTTTTAAAGACTAATACTTAAGTCTATAAACACTTCGCTGAATGGCCTTATTTTACTACTGTAAGTGTAAAGGTTAAAGCTGTTCGCTCATATTAGCGACGCGCTTTGGTGTGAAAGTAAAAAACACATTTAGAACTAATGTGTTATTTCCAATCTCGCCTTTACGCGCTATGGTAGAAAAAAGAATAATAAACATCCTATTTTTCAATTTAATGGGTTTATCTGATACGCCCATTTCAGAGGTTTGATGTGAACGCAGTTATGTTTATGCCTAAGGGAGATTTTTTGCATGGCAAATAAACCGTCTAAAAACGTGGAAGCCAAACCCGATGTTACACAAGCGGGTGACGAGCTCACTCAGTTAAGAGAAATACTTTTTGGTCAAACTAATCGAGCATTCAAGGCAGATTTAGCCAGCTTGGAATCTCGCATAAATGACAACTTCGCCACATTAAATAATCAGTTAGAAGTTCAGTTCAACGACATTAGAAAACTCATCGATAACCAGGTTCAAGATTTATCACATCGACTTGAAGGGGCGAATAGCTCAAACAGCAATGTTCAAAATCAGCTTCAAGCCACGACAGATAAATTGCAATCAGAACTTGAAATAGCCGAAACCTCTGCCAAAAACGATAACGATGCCTTAGAAGC
Proteins encoded in this window:
- the dusA gene encoding tRNA dihydrouridine(20/20a) synthase DusA; this translates as MSIAPLNRKFSIAPMLDWTDRHCRYFLRLLSKHSLLYTEMVTTGAIIYGKGDYLGFNQEEHPVALQLGGSNPDHMAKCAVLAQERGYDEVNINVGCPSDRVKNGSFGACLMAQPEIVADNVRAMQAVVDIPVTVKCRIGIDDMDEYEDFARFVDIVADAGCDTFIVHARKAWLQGLSPKENRDIPPLNYPRVHMLKEAHPRLSISINGGVKTLADTQEQLKYVDGVMMGREVYANPYILANVDAEIFGDESVQPISRRDVVLKMQQYIEACIARQDDPYFKPWHVARHMLGLYQGQAGGRIWRRYLSQNGTGKSPDPDLLMNALHAVESAQQEINDYNAQKAANNIS